The proteins below come from a single Iocasia fonsfrigidae genomic window:
- the glnA gene encoding type I glutamate--ammonia ligase, producing the protein MSNYSKEDVLALAKENDVKFIRMQFTDILGIVKNVAITVDQLEDALDNKIMFDGSSIDGFTRIQESDMYLRPDYNTFTIFPWRPKEGGSVARLICDVYTPEGKPFEGDPRNVLKKVLAEAEEMGFSMNVGPEPEFFLFKSDEDGSPTIIPHDEGGYFDLAPNDLGSDARRSIVLALEEMGFDVEASHHEVAPGQHEIDFKYKDALSTADNISTFKFVTKSIAHQHGIHATFMPKPIFGENGSGMHVHQSLYKDGENAFYDESDELGLSKTAYYYIGGLLKHAKAITAITNPSINSYKRLVPGYEAPVYIAWSSANRSALIRIPAARGNGTRLELRNPDPTANPYLAIAVMLKAGLDGIKNNIEPPKEVLSNIYDMTLAEKDEAEIESLPGSINEAIELLLDDEIIKGALGEHVLTHFVEAKQIEWDVYRTQVHQWELDQYLTKF; encoded by the coding sequence ATGTCTAACTATTCAAAAGAAGATGTTTTAGCACTGGCTAAAGAAAATGATGTAAAATTCATCAGAATGCAGTTCACTGATATTCTGGGAATTGTAAAAAACGTAGCCATAACTGTTGATCAATTAGAAGATGCCCTGGATAACAAAATTATGTTTGATGGTTCTTCTATCGACGGATTCACCAGGATACAGGAATCTGATATGTATCTAAGACCTGATTATAATACCTTTACTATTTTTCCCTGGCGTCCCAAAGAAGGTGGTAGTGTTGCCCGTCTAATCTGTGATGTTTACACACCAGAAGGCAAACCATTTGAGGGTGATCCCAGAAATGTATTGAAAAAAGTCTTAGCCGAAGCAGAGGAAATGGGATTCAGTATGAATGTCGGTCCAGAACCTGAATTCTTCCTTTTCAAGAGTGATGAAGACGGCAGTCCAACCATTATCCCTCATGATGAAGGAGGATATTTTGACCTAGCACCAAATGACTTAGGTAGTGATGCACGCCGTAGTATTGTTCTAGCTCTGGAGGAAATGGGTTTTGATGTTGAGGCTTCACACCATGAAGTTGCCCCTGGTCAGCATGAGATTGATTTCAAATACAAAGATGCCCTATCAACTGCTGATAATATTAGTACTTTTAAGTTTGTAACCAAATCTATTGCTCATCAACACGGAATACATGCTACTTTTATGCCCAAACCAATTTTTGGAGAAAACGGCTCTGGGATGCATGTACATCAATCCCTTTATAAAGATGGAGAAAATGCCTTCTATGATGAGAGTGATGAGCTGGGTTTAAGTAAGACAGCCTATTACTATATTGGCGGTCTCCTCAAACATGCTAAAGCAATTACTGCCATAACTAATCCCAGCATAAACTCCTATAAGAGATTAGTACCTGGTTATGAAGCACCTGTCTATATTGCCTGGTCAAGTGCTAATCGTAGTGCATTGATAAGGATTCCAGCGGCACGTGGTAATGGAACCAGATTAGAGTTAAGAAATCCTGATCCAACTGCTAACCCTTATCTAGCTATTGCTGTTATGCTCAAGGCTGGTCTTGATGGTATTAAAAACAATATTGAACCACCCAAAGAAGTCTTAAGTAATATCTATGATATGACCTTAGCTGAAAAAGATGAGGCAGAAATTGAAAGTCTACCTGGTAGTATTAACGAGGCAATTGAGTTACTATTAGATGACGAAATAATTAAAGGGGCTTTAGGGGAACACGTCTTAACCCATTTTGTTGAAGCAAAACAGATTGAATGGGATGTTTATAGAACACAGGTACATCAATGGGAATTAGATCAGTATTTAACTAAATTTTAA
- a CDS encoding GntR family transcriptional regulator has translation MPDLNLSAIDSYSYEPLRKQVYKVLREAILTGDLLPGERLTEVELAEQLNVSRTPVREAFRMLELEELIVIIPQQGVFVAGIKSRQEMDDIFQVRMELEGLAACLAASHITEKQIEKMNEYLDEIKECIAENNLKRCIKIDIAFHKLIKEASKNKWLEKFLDNLFEQITRFRARSLGQPGRMEKALNDHKELGIAISAGNGELAKELARKHIKGAWESVVSVFEKEHGEEGK, from the coding sequence TTAAATTTATCAGCTATAGATTCTTATAGTTATGAACCCTTAAGAAAACAGGTATATAAGGTATTACGGGAGGCGATTTTAACAGGTGATTTGTTGCCGGGAGAAAGGCTTACTGAGGTAGAATTAGCTGAACAATTAAATGTAAGTCGTACACCAGTAAGAGAGGCTTTTCGTATGCTTGAGCTGGAGGAATTGATAGTTATTATTCCTCAACAGGGTGTTTTTGTAGCCGGTATAAAATCCAGACAGGAGATGGATGATATATTCCAGGTCAGGATGGAATTAGAGGGATTGGCTGCTTGTTTAGCTGCCAGCCATATTACAGAGAAACAGATTGAAAAAATGAATGAATATCTGGATGAGATTAAGGAATGTATAGCTGAAAATAATCTGAAGAGATGTATTAAAATTGACATAGCATTTCATAAACTTATTAAAGAAGCCTCAAAAAATAAATGGTTGGAAAAGTTTTTAGATAACCTATTTGAACAAATAACACGCTTTAGAGCCAGGAGTTTAGGTCAGCCGGGCAGGATGGAAAAGGCTTTAAATGATCATAAGGAACTGGGCATAGCTATATCTGCTGGGAACGGTGAACTGGCCAAAGAACTAGCAAGAAAGCATATTAAGGGAGCCTGGGAAAGTGTTGTATCTGTGTTTGAAAAAGAACATGGGGAAGAGGGTAAATAA
- a CDS encoding S-layer homology domain-containing protein produces MFKHLKQLALILTIVFSLQTVLAAEPVDISNHWAQDYILNLVNNEVMETYTDGTFKPDQNISRGEFAVSLARQLSLLPDNNTHLKDLAGYPEHNLINALIRDGIITGYPDETFRPDAPITRAEMVTIMIKALGVTDKQVLINLEQYQPFDDISNDYWASDYIKIAEKLQLVQGTDGNHFSPKENTSRAEAAKCLSKMANLSAGTGYLTDVYPTSQKVSINFLDGQREIYDYSDDILVARNNRNISLEEILETDKVFVIADHNDNVKYVKAYGMVTQEDLAAEISAITNGVINTDEVEEISNGNLEFLRPKVRTAVKDQLINQGLSIGEVEAIMSTDWDQLESLSRDRLSEAIAIQTGLPLDITRSLLSGDWEKIKSYAQIEVVQRLVLEVLNSDFIS; encoded by the coding sequence ATGTTTAAACATTTAAAACAGCTGGCATTAATTCTTACTATAGTATTTTCACTACAAACAGTCTTAGCAGCTGAACCAGTTGACATTTCTAATCACTGGGCCCAGGACTATATACTTAATCTAGTGAATAATGAAGTGATGGAGACCTATACAGATGGGACCTTTAAACCAGATCAAAATATTAGCAGGGGGGAATTTGCTGTATCTCTGGCTAGACAATTAAGTCTTTTGCCAGATAATAATACACATTTAAAAGACCTGGCAGGATATCCAGAACATAACTTAATTAATGCCCTGATCAGGGATGGAATTATTACTGGTTATCCTGATGAAACCTTCCGGCCTGATGCACCTATCACCAGGGCAGAGATGGTGACAATTATGATAAAAGCACTTGGAGTAACAGATAAGCAGGTTTTAATCAACCTTGAGCAATATCAGCCCTTTGATGATATATCAAATGATTATTGGGCAAGTGATTATATTAAAATAGCGGAAAAATTACAGTTAGTCCAAGGAACAGATGGAAACCATTTTTCACCAAAAGAGAATACAAGCAGGGCAGAAGCTGCTAAATGTCTCAGTAAGATGGCCAATCTCTCTGCTGGTACAGGTTATTTAACTGATGTTTATCCTACTTCCCAGAAGGTATCTATTAATTTCCTGGATGGACAGCGGGAAATATATGATTATAGTGATGATATCCTGGTAGCACGTAATAATAGAAATATATCTTTAGAGGAAATACTGGAAACAGATAAGGTTTTTGTAATTGCTGATCATAATGATAATGTAAAATATGTTAAGGCCTATGGTATGGTTACCCAGGAGGACCTGGCAGCAGAGATTAGTGCTATTACTAATGGTGTTATAAATACTGATGAGGTAGAAGAGATATCTAATGGAAACCTGGAGTTTTTAAGACCAAAAGTTAGAACAGCAGTCAAAGATCAGTTAATTAACCAGGGACTTAGTATAGGAGAAGTAGAGGCAATTATGTCAACAGACTGGGATCAGTTAGAATCATTGAGCAGGGACAGGCTTTCTGAAGCAATTGCCATTCAGACCGGACTTCCGCTGGATATTACCAGGAGTTTACTAAGTGGTGATTGGGAGAAAATTAAATCCTATGCACAGATTGAAGTAGTGCAGCGACTGGTACTGGAAGTTTTAAACTCTGATTTTATTTCTTAA
- the trpB gene encoding tryptophan synthase subunit beta: protein MALDEKSMVDGFFGEFGGRYVPEPLIPVMDELKDAFYKYKDDPDFKKELAYYNKEYIGRANPLYFAEKLSQKYAAKIYLKREDLNHTGAHKINNTIGQALLAKRMGKNRIIAETGAGQHGVATATACALMDMECIIYMGEIDTKRQALNVFRMELLGATVIPVKTGGRTLKDAVDEALKDLIENYNDTFYMLGSAVGPDPYPTIVREFQSIIGKEAREQILEKEGRLPDYLVACVGGGSNAIGLFHPFVNDKEVEIIGVEPGGKGNKPGENAASLNFGNKGIIHGFKCFLLEDDNGEISSTYSIAAGLDYPGVGPEHSYLKDSGRAKYALAYDEDALAAFHELSETEGIIPALESSHAIAYGLKLASELNEDKIIIINLSGRGDKDVQQIAELEK from the coding sequence ATGGCTTTAGATGAAAAGAGTATGGTTGATGGATTTTTTGGTGAATTTGGCGGCAGATATGTTCCTGAACCATTAATACCGGTGATGGATGAATTAAAAGATGCTTTTTATAAATATAAGGATGACCCGGATTTTAAAAAAGAACTCGCTTATTATAACAAAGAATATATCGGTAGGGCTAATCCACTCTATTTTGCAGAAAAACTCAGTCAGAAATATGCTGCTAAAATTTACCTCAAACGTGAAGACCTGAATCATACAGGTGCACATAAGATTAATAATACTATCGGTCAGGCATTACTGGCCAAACGAATGGGGAAAAACCGTATTATCGCAGAGACAGGTGCTGGCCAGCATGGTGTTGCTACCGCAACAGCCTGTGCCCTAATGGATATGGAATGTATTATCTATATGGGAGAAATCGATACCAAAAGACAGGCCCTGAATGTTTTTCGTATGGAACTACTGGGAGCTACCGTTATCCCGGTGAAAACAGGGGGAAGAACCCTGAAAGACGCTGTTGATGAGGCCTTAAAAGATTTAATAGAGAACTACAATGATACCTTTTATATGTTAGGCTCTGCTGTAGGCCCAGACCCCTATCCTACTATTGTCCGTGAATTTCAGTCTATCATTGGCAAAGAGGCCAGGGAACAGATCCTGGAAAAAGAAGGGAGACTACCTGATTATCTGGTAGCCTGTGTAGGTGGGGGTAGTAATGCTATAGGTCTATTTCACCCTTTTGTCAATGATAAGGAAGTTGAGATTATTGGTGTTGAACCAGGTGGTAAAGGTAACAAACCTGGTGAAAATGCAGCATCACTTAATTTTGGAAACAAGGGAATTATTCACGGCTTTAAATGTTTTCTACTGGAAGATGATAATGGTGAAATCTCATCTACCTATTCGATTGCTGCCGGTCTTGACTATCCCGGTGTTGGTCCTGAACACAGCTATCTTAAGGACTCTGGTAGGGCTAAATATGCTCTGGCCTATGATGAAGATGCCCTGGCTGCTTTCCATGAACTATCAGAAACAGAAGGAATCATCCCTGCACTGGAAAGCTCACATGCCATTGCCTATGGACTCAAACTGGCCTCAGAGCTTAATGAAGATAAAATAATCATTATTAACCTATCAGGCCGTGGTGATAAAGATGTTCAGCAGATTGCAGAATTAGAAAAATAG
- a CDS encoding IclR family transcriptional regulator, which produces MKRDNTVKSVIKALNIFKLLVEEGKPISLSSISKKADINISTVYRLLNTLVKLGYVRQNEKELYCLGLHSYEIADLINQNFNIWGLVRPYLKEIVDKCNETSSFAVLEANKIVYIDQIESKNMVKVSTSLKTQNPAYCTGSGKILLAYLNNKMLERYIEDTDFIKYTDSTIIDPLSLQKELNKIKKQGYATELEEKEKGVHSVAAPIFGMNNKPFGAISISGPSSRITHKYLTEKLIPLIISNAKQISAELQTV; this is translated from the coding sequence ATGAAACGTGATAATACAGTTAAATCTGTCATCAAAGCCTTAAATATATTTAAACTACTGGTCGAAGAAGGAAAACCAATATCATTAAGCAGTATTAGTAAGAAAGCAGATATAAATATTAGTACAGTATACCGCTTATTAAATACATTAGTCAAATTGGGATATGTAAGGCAAAATGAGAAAGAACTTTACTGTCTAGGCCTGCATTCCTATGAAATTGCTGACCTTATAAATCAAAATTTTAATATTTGGGGACTTGTTAGACCCTATTTAAAAGAAATTGTAGATAAATGCAATGAAACCAGTAGTTTTGCAGTTCTAGAAGCCAATAAAATAGTCTATATTGACCAGATCGAATCTAAAAACATGGTTAAGGTCAGCACCTCTCTTAAAACCCAAAATCCTGCCTACTGTACAGGTTCTGGCAAAATCCTTTTGGCCTACTTAAATAATAAAATGTTGGAAAGATATATTGAAGATACTGATTTCATTAAATATACTGATTCAACAATAATTGACCCTCTTTCTCTTCAAAAAGAATTAAACAAAATAAAAAAACAGGGCTATGCCACTGAATTAGAGGAAAAAGAAAAAGGAGTCCACTCTGTGGCTGCTCCTATTTTTGGTATGAATAATAAGCCGTTTGGAGCTATCAGTATTTCTGGTCCAAGCAGCCGTATCACCCATAAGTATTTAACTGAAAAACTAATTCCCTTAATTATCTCCAACGCAAAGCAAATCTCTGCAGAACTACAAACAGTATAA